In Penaeus vannamei isolate JL-2024 chromosome 14, ASM4276789v1, whole genome shotgun sequence, one DNA window encodes the following:
- the LOC113815001 gene encoding uncharacterized protein, whose translation MEAILFAVRTKYSDVTHISTEELASWLGSQNSTVSSGSASEISEMVPESQGIARSPEPNELKHQDNIILLDVREEDEYKVSHLEKARRIRDDLNAEEVEELLKEILKPFNEKEPEEELKIVCYCSLGYRSSDLARKLKTQVDNVKPTTPVQVFNLEGSIFKWANEGRKLVDNYGNDTTYVHPYNMVFGMTLKKCLHKYK comes from the coding sequence ATGGAGGCTATACTCTTTGCTGTCCGAACCAAGTACAGTGACGTAACCCACATTAGTACCGAGGAACTTGCTAGCTGGTTAGGCTCACAAAACAGTACTGTGAGTTCTGGTTCTGCAAGTGAAATCTCTGAGATGGTTCCCGAGTCGCAAGGAATAGCAAGATCTCCGGAACCGAATGAACTCAAGCATCAGGATAATATAATATTACTTGACGTTCGTGAGGAAGACGAGTATAAAGTGAGTCATCTCGAAAAGGCTAGGAGAATTAGGGACGACCTCAATGCAGAGGAAGTTGAAGAACTCCTCAAAGAGATCTTGAAGCCATTCAACGAAAAGGAGCCTGAAGAGGAGCTCAAGATAGTATGTTACTGTTCCCTTGGATACAGGTCTTCTGACTTGGCTAGAAAGTTGAAAACCCAAGTTGATAATGTGAAACCCACTACCCCTGTGCAAGTATTTAACCTGGAGGGCTCAATATTTAAATGGGCCAATGAAGGTCGTAAACTTGTTGATAATTATGGGAATGACACTACGTATGTCCATCCTTATAATATGGTCTTTGGAATGACCCTGAAGAAATGTTTGCACAAGTATAAGTAA